From the Tigriopus californicus strain San Diego chromosome 4, Tcal_SD_v2.1, whole genome shotgun sequence genome, the window TAGCTGTAGCTGTTAATAAGttgccaaaaaagtaatggaaGAGGCTAAAAGATTCAAAGTACCTCAGTTTTTGTCCATGGGgagaaaaaggaagaggacATATTCCAAAAAGTTGAGATCTCATGTTTTGggaattcaatttatttttaagCAACAAATTTGCGATTCAGAGAAGCACTCAGCATCTTGTGTGTTCTGCTTTGAtagaaaagggcaaaaaatgtcatttacTCACCatgaaatcttctttttaatgcaatttgctttttagcGCCAATAACAAGTCTGTATGTCCAAAAGAAGATCGCCTcttaaaaggattttttttcgtagTCTCTAGTCATGTAAGTCCTCTTCACCATGTTTATTGCTCCATTTCAAATGCCTAGTCCTAAAGTTAGGAAGCATAATCAAATAATCAAGATGTAGTTATacaatcgacttgttcagaggtaacatcgtgatgctatctctggacttaaacgtgcgaccTATCCAACCacgaatttgaaaaacttaaCCCATTTTCAAgcggatatgctcatcgaagtttccattgttttggagaaCTGTGCCTAAATTTTTCATGGATGATACCTGCtgaatatctttacctccactATTTACGAGTGGACAGAGCTTTAGTAACGACGTTACAAGTATCGGCGTTACttgtaacgcgttactttttgaccCAACATACCGGTAACGCATTATTTTTTCAGTAAAAGTAGCGGTAACAGACCAGGTTTTTAGCCCTTCCGTTTCCGTTACTTGCTTCTTGTATAAATGACTGAAAGAAAATGCGTAAAGGTTTCCTATTCGATTTTTTTAATCCGCCTGAAATCCTTCGAATTTCTTGCCGCTGaaaagatcaaataaattatcaGGGGAGTCAATTGTTTCTCTTCATGCTTACAAAACGCTTAAAAATCGCAAAAACGGGTTTGCTTGGCAGTTTAGGGCCTTatattttctgcaaaagtaacggtaacgcgttactctTTCCAAAAGGTATCAGTAACGATaaagcgttacttttttttgagaacggttcaagccctgacAAAGACGTTGACTCGAAGATCATTGAGCGGCATTTCGTTCtaggccatattactctcggCAGTCCAAGAGCAGATTCGATCTTTGCAAGACTATTGGCTATTCCTATGacaaactaactttgtatcgcCAGTATAACTATGCTTTTGaggtggagcaatgaagattatGAACAATCATGATCAGATACGTCAACAACTTATGATAAGGTTTGCCTGTTAATAAATTGACTGTGTCATTAACATTTAATTTTTCAGGTGCTGGGTACGCAAGAgtttgttttcaccaggaccttGACAAGGGATAGAGAACATAGATAACGTAGGCAATACTGTGACAGAGGCAAAGCTGAAACATGGTGATGTGACTTGAATAATGAAACATGAATATGAAGATTTAAAGGAAATCTTGCAAGTTCGAAATACGAAGAATCAAGGGGCTAAGAGcaggaaggaaaaagaaaacatgaaaacacAGCAAGAGAAAGGAAAGTAACAGTGTTGGTGTGATTGCATGATCATGCTCGCACCTGTCATTCTAGTCAATGTGTATATAAACCAGAtctagtcaaataataaaacagtcatctcaatacaCTCCCATTGAGAACATGACAAGTGttaagttgttgttgttgttcagtTACTTAGTGATGTGAAACAAGTTTAGGAATGAGTGTATACTATTGCACATGCTATTTTACTTGATGCATTTGTTAATTTATAAATTGGCGATAATCGCTCAAAATATAGCCTTTTTGTGTTCCTCCTTTGGTGACATACCTTACAGAATTTAATGAAGCATCTGTCACCAACTCTATCACAGAAAGAGCGCCAGTTTCATCAAATAGTGTTTTTTAGACCAAggatgaaaaaagtcaaaaaagtgtATACAAAGGTGCAAAGTGCAAAAGGGCACTTACGTGATAAGAATTATTTTTCGCCTTTGGCCATGACAATGTATGCATGGGCTTAAAGAAGAGATATGGAATGCTCAACTGAATATGACTTTATCACGTTCAGATAGATTATTAGTACATTCTACTTCATAAGTATTTGAATTTACGCCTTCCGTTGTAGTCAATAGTAGTGACGCTAATGAAGCTCTTCTCCTTTTGGTCGGAGGCCTTTCGAATGAAGAGAATTACGAAAAATCCCTTCATTGTCGTTCACATACTCGTGGAAAGTGCTAGCCTGAAGGTCATATCAGTGTCAATTGTTATCCCCCAACAAATCAGCCATTTACCTTCCATCCACTGGTTTGATCAACTCTGGTCAGAACCACCACCTAATGCCTATATCATGGAAAAGGCCGAATCAACTGATGAGAATCATGTATGGTGTGTGGATTAATTCAATCAGTTGGCCTGGTTCTTGGTATCAGTTGGATTATGGACAATTCGCCAGCTTTGGGCATCGATGTGAAAAAAGATGGAAGTGAACATTTGTGGCTCCCAAGAACCCAGTAAGTGCCGCATTCATGCGACAGCAAGAAAAATACCTCAAAATTGGAAAGGGGCCCAAATCTCtgacccgggtcactaattatataTAGAACTTTGATATAattagccaaaagcaacacaaactCACTTTAATTTAATAAAGAtaaatcggcccaatcggccttttATTTGGTAGAAGCTGAGTCAAAAAGTGCCCTCTGAAGtccagaacgtaaaccatatttcataCAAAGTAACACCCTTATTAGGgtggaaatgcaaaatgtattTATTCCCCCGCGCTAAGGATTGGCAGTCGGTCAGTTTTTTTATTGGGGCTGAATCAGTAGCAATAAACAAGTGCTACTCATGctgattgaaaaatcagctaCCATACTCTATCAGCCATTCAGTTGTCACCCATGTCCTCTGAAAACGAATCcacctggctagctctcatcgcaatCCCTAGGCCTTGCTGTCGCTATGATTAGTCATGCAGtctagagaccctggattcagagccgcgcgaggtttgacaagtggctccgcttcaaaaatgtaaacgatcagtagaactaaaaagtttctaaatagattttgaactgatgcactgtataagaaagagtactatCATGACAAGCATCGTTGAATGTTTTCGtcaaggacactgccaaatGTTACTTGAAAACAAGTTAATTCATGGATATagcattttagattgttactactattttgttactttctaaatcgTGCCTGAACCCATGTTTTCATAAGACTAGATTGCTATAattttcattagattattcagattaacattatcacaggtgagcttcctgagtctatcaTGAAACAAGTCCgttatactttacaatgtgatttgttgaatatggttgtactttttttattaagtgctttagtccaacttgagactggcagcatgGGAAAGATCAGTGGgtcaactacattttattgagaaataccacactaatGCCGTTGCAATGACAAAAGATACTCTTAACCCggtggaatgagttggttaaatccaaggtggatcaaatttgtcataaatcatccAAACCTTTACCCTATTATGCGATGCAAACGtgtgacctctttttagaagcgactgactccctgtcgggaaggtttccaaacatgcccatgttcgttgacaattggcagccaatcaaaTCGGTccaatttgatgacgtatgctcaacctcgcgtatctatgcctagagcatctacaATGCAGTCTGACTTACTTCATCAGCTTACATCCTCCAGAATTCAGCCATCTTGGCAGGGTCGACTTGGAACCTGTTAAGGTAAGGGGTTGTGTTAATTTTGATTAGTCTGTATGTACCAAATCATATGGGTAAAAGATGTGGGGTGCTGGTTACGTTATTTCCCAACATGAGAGAGGCCCCCCTTTGATTCTAAAATCCCGAATTCATCATGAGAACTCTTAGACGCTTAACACTCTCACACATGGATAGCCAAACACAACCGATACGGATAATCAAAGTGAGGCCTATAGGAACAGACAATGTGGTGGTCCGCTTTACCCATGCACTCAGTTTTTGTGGCAAGATGATTGTCGAATTACACTGTAATCTCCTTGGGGTCTTTATGACAGCCTTCAATATGCATTCCCACTTTGGCCTCTTTCGGAGAGTAAAACCTTGCCCGGCCAACGAAGCTAGCtatcacatcgtccattttTGGTTTCGCCAGGCAGTGTCACTGTCTGTATCAGATtagttctccatctgtgggtgtggttggCGCCTAAAAGCTTCCTTTTTGAGAAAAGGTTGGAGAAGAGAGAATCAAACGGGGACCTCTGTCATGCTAAGACACTCCGCTAATCACCATGCCACGCCTCCTCTCTTTCGATCTTCACCACACATATTTATCCTTTTTCGTAGTTGTGAACTGGATTCAAGCCTTCGAAGCAGAGTTGTAATCATGCAGAGATGGGCTATAGTGATTATGCTGTTCTTGGGCGCTTTGTTCAATTTACCCACGACATGGTCCAAGCACACCCCTAAGATTGTTGAGGCAGTTGTTATAGACGCGGGTTCAAGTCACACCTCGGCCTTGTTATACCGTTGGAGTTCAGATCTGATTAGTGGCACTGGTTTGGTACAGGAAATGGAACAGATCTATTTGGACACGCCTGTGACGTCATTTGCCGGGGACCCTGGTAATTTGACCACTTTTATGCAGGATTTAATCAACGACATGAAAGATTGGGGTTCGACTTCAAGTGACATTCCTATCTACGTCGGAGCCACGGCTGGAATGCGAATATTGCAAGAATCAAAGCCAGAAGATGTGGATGAGATCCTGGAGGTGATTGAACGTGTAATCAAGAACAGTCGTTTTGAAGTGGGCGATGTGGCAATCCTGTCAGGATCGGACGAAAGTCTCTATAGTTGGTTGTCCGTGAATGTTTTGTCTCGAGCTATTCCCGCCTCACCCAAGGGATCATCtggaaatgaacaaattgAAACCGCTGGTGCATTGGATATGGGCGGTGGATCTCTGGAAGTGGCTTTTAATTGTGTGGATGGTTGTGATCAAGCACATACGTTGGATGTGTTTAACCAAACTTTCACAGTATGGCCTTCAATGGCAAGTTGCTACGGTATAAGGGAGGCCATGGGTCGGTATACGGCCTTGACTATCTATCAAGCTTTTAAGAGAGGCGAAAACTTGACTGGCGTCGACATTCACAACCCATGTGCAAATGAACATAGCCAATTGAGGGATAAATGGTTGGGGGATTTTTCCACTATAAAATCCAACATTTTTACCAACAACTGCACAAAAATTATTGACGCCGAATTTTCTGACTGGCTCGTCTCAATACCTGATGGTTTGGAATTTCACTTTCATGATTCTTACGACGAGCACAAGTGCGACCAAGTTTTGGAACCTTTGACCAACTTCAGTGCATGCCGGGAAATATTTGGACAGGAATGCCTCAACCCATCAGGATTATCATTACCAAATGATACCTTCTATGGATTCTCGTCTTTCTACCACAGTTTTAGAAAACCACTGAATCTTGAAAAATCGACAGATTACGCCACAGCCATGCACAAAATCAAAGAGGTGTGTCAAGAACCTCAAAGTTGTGACACGTGTTCCAAGACAGACTGTTTTGAAGTGTCGTACGTTTTTAAGATCTTGACAGATGGGCTCAGTTTTAACAAAGACACCTTTGGTCATCTTCAATTCGttgatgaaatcaaaggaaGTCAAGTTTCGTGGACCCTAGGATACGCTACTATGCGTTCCCAGGAACCTCTAGACGAAAGTCGAAATATCACACTGATATCACAATGTTTCTTCCCATGGATGATTTTAATTTGTGTAATGTGTATACTCTTCCACCTTACATATTGTTTTTTACCTCTATGCTCTTTATGTTGACTTCAAAGCTGCGAAAATGGGAACCAAGCAAATTAACGTTTTATAATTAAAATATGCAAGAAAACTTGAGTTGCATTCGGCTGGATGCTCTTGGGTATTGGGAGATTAAATTGTTTTTGCTTGTGGTGTTAAAGCTCTCCAGCCCACCTTGGCGGGGATATTTCTTTTCGTGAGTAAAAATTTATCGTTGAGGGAAGATGATCAAGAAAAGCCTGGTGTATTATCTGAGGCAGTCCCAAGATGCGCATGTCTTCTAATGGTAGTAACTGATGATGCTTAAAAAGTACACTAGTGTGGTAATATTATGAACCTCTGCCTTCCCGCCAATATGTTCATAGTACCTATGCTCTCCACACTCGCTCCTGTACCTTCCTCGCCACCTATTTAAGCTTTACACTTTCAAACAACAGTCATTTTCT encodes:
- the LOC131879484 gene encoding ectonucleoside triphosphate diphosphohydrolase 1-like, giving the protein MQRWAIVIMLFLGALFNLPTTWSKHTPKIVEAVVIDAGSSHTSALLYRWSSDLISGTGLVQEMEQIYLDTPVTSFAGDPGNLTTFMQDLINDMKDWGSTSSDIPIYVGATAGMRILQESKPEDVDEILEVIERVIKNSRFEVGDVAILSGSDESLYSWLSVNVLSRAIPASPKGSSGNEQIETAGALDMGGGSLEVAFNCVDGCDQAHTLDVFNQTFTVWPSMASCYGIREAMGRYTALTIYQAFKRGENLTGVDIHNPCANEHSQLRDKWLGDFSTIKSNIFTNNCTKIIDAEFSDWLVSIPDGLEFHFHDSYDEHKCDQVLEPLTNFSACREIFGQECLNPSGLSLPNDTFYGFSSFYHSFRKPLNLEKSTDYATAMHKIKEVCQEPQSCDTCSKTDCFEVSYVFKILTDGLSFNKDTFGHLQFVDEIKGSQVSWTLGYATMRSQEPLDESRNITLISQCFFPWMILICVMCILFHLTYCFLPLCSLC